Proteins encoded together in one Bos javanicus breed banteng chromosome 6, ARS-OSU_banteng_1.0, whole genome shotgun sequence window:
- the PCDH7 gene encoding protocadherin-7 isoform X9 — translation MLRMRTMGWARAWCLGCCLLLPLSLSLAAAKQLLRYRLAEEGPADVRIGNVASDLGIVTGSGEVTFSLESGSEYLKIDNLTGELSTSERRIDREKLPQCQMIFDENECFLDFEVSVIGPSQSWVDLFEGRVIVLDINDNTPTFPSPVLTLTVEENRPVGTLYLLPTATDRDFGRNGIERYELLQEPGGGGGGEGRRAGPADSAPYPGGGGNGGSGGGPGGSKRRLDAPEAGGGTSPGGRSSVFELQVADTPDGEKQPQLIVKGALDREQRDSYELTLRVRDGGDPPRSSQAILRVLITDVNDNSPRFEKSVYEADLAENSAPGTPILQLRAADLDVGVNGQIEYVFGAATESVRRLLRLDETSGWLSVLHRIDREEVNQLRFTVMARDRGQPPKTDKATVVLNIKDENDNVPSIEIRKIGRIPLKDGVANVAEDVLVDTPIALVQVSDRDQGENGVVTCTVVGDVPFQLKPASDTEGDQNKKKYFLHTSAPLDYETTREFNVVIVAVDSGSPSLSSNNSLIVKVGDTNDNPPVFGQSVVEVYFPENNIPGERVATVLATDADSGKNAEIAYSLDSSVMGIFAIDPDSGDILVNTMLDREQTDRYEFKVNARDKGVPVLQGSTTVIVQVADKNDNDPKFMQDVFTFYVKENLQPNSPVGMVTVMDADKGRNAEMSLYIEENSNIFSIENDTGTIYSTMSFDREHQTTYTFRVKAVDGGDPPRSATATVSLFVMDENDNAPTVTLPRNISYTLLPPSSNVRTVVATVLATDSDDGINADLNYSIVGGNPFKLFEIDSTSGVVSLVGKLTQKHYGLHRLVVQVNDSGQPSQSTTTLVHVFVNESVSNATVIDSQIARSLHTPLTQDIAGDPSYEISKQRLSIVIGVVAGIMTVILIILIVVMARYCRSKNKNGYEAGKKDHEDFFTPQQHDKSKKPKKDKKNKKSKQPLYSSIVTVEASKPNGQRYDSVNEKLSDSPSMGRYRSVNGGPGSPDLARHYKSSSPLPTVQLHPQSPTAGKKHQAVQDLPPANTFVGAGDNISIGSDHCSEYSCQTNNKYSKQIQDLFQM, via the coding sequence atGCTGAGGATGCGGACCATGGGATGGGCGCGCGCCTGGTGTCTGGGCTGCTGTCTCCTCTTGCCGCTCTCGCTCAGCCTAGCGGCCGCCAAGCAACTCCTCCGGTACCGACTGGCCGAGGAGGGCCCAGCAGACGTCCGCATCGGCAACGTCGCCTCGGACTTGGGCATCGTGACCGGCTCCGGTGAGGTGACTTTCAGCCTCGAGTCGGGCTCAGAGTACCTGAAGATCGACAATCTCACCGGCGAGCTGAGTACGAGCGAGCGGCGCATTGACCGCGAGAAACTGCCCCAGTGTCAGATGATCTTCGACGAAAACGAGTGCTTCTTGGACTTCGAGGTCTCGGTGATCGGGCCCTCGCAGAGCTGGGTGGACCTGTTCGAGGGTCGGGTCATCGTGCTCGACATCAACGACAACACGCCCACCTTCCCGTCACCCGTGCTCACGCTCACGGTGGAGGAGAACCGGCCGGTGGGCACTCTATACCTGCTGCCCACCGCCACCGACCGCGACTTCGGCCGCAACGGCATTGAGCGCTACGAGCTGCTACAGGAgcccgggggcggcggcggcggcgagggcCGGCGCGCCGGGCCTGCCGACAGCGCCCCCTACCCCGGGGGCGGCGGGAACGGCGGGAGCGGCGGCGGCCCCGGGGGCTCTAAGAGGAGGCTGGACGCGCCAGAAGCCGGCGGCGGGACCAGCCCCGGCGGACGCAGCAGCGTATTCGAACTGCAGGTGGCCGACACCCCGGATGGCGAAAAGCAGCCGCAATTGATCGTGAAGGGGGCGCTGGACCGCGAACAGCGCGACTCCTACGAGCTGACCCTGAGGGTGCGCGACGGTGGCGACCCGCCTCGCTCCTCTCAGGCCATCCTGCGGGTGCTCATCACCGACGTGAACGACAACAGCCCCCGCTTCGAGAAGAGCGTGTATGAGGCTGACCTGGCCGAGAACAGCGCCCCGGGGACCCCCATCCTGCAGCTGCGTGCCGCCGACCTGGACGTGGGGGTCAACGGGCAGATTGAGTATGTGTTCGGGGCGGCTACCGAGTCCGTGCGGCGGCTGCTGCGCCTAGACGAGACGTCCGGCTGGCTCAGTGTCCTGCACCGTATAGACCGCGAGGAAGTGAACCAGCTGCGCTTCACGGTCATGGCCCGCGATCGCGGGCAGCCTCCCAAGACAGACAAAGCCACGGTGGTCCTTAATATCAAGGACGAGAACGACAATGTGCCGTCCATTGAAATCCGCAAGATCGGGCGTATCCCACTCAAGGACGGGGTGGCCAACGTGGCCGAGGACGTTCTGGTGGACACCCCCATCGCCCTGGTACAGGTGTCTGACCGAGACCAAGGCGAGAATGGAGTGGTCACCTGCACCGTGGTGGGCGACGTGCCCTTCCAGCTCAAGCCGGCCAGTGACACAGAGGGCGACCAGAACAAGAAAAAGTACTTCCTGCACACCTCGGCCCCTTTGGACTAtgagaccaccagggagttcaACGTGGTCATAGTAGCGGTGGACTCGGGCAGCCCCAGTCTCTCCAGCAACAACTCCCTGATTGTCAAGGTGGGAGACACCAACGACAACCCGCCTGTCTTTGGCCAGTCAGTGGTGGAGGTGTACTTTCCTGAGAACAACATCCCCGGAGAGAGGGTAGCCACGGTGCTGGCTACAGACGCGGACAGTGGGAAAAACGCTGAAATCGCCTACTCGCTGGACTCTTCCGTGATGGGGATCTTTGCCATCGATCCCGATTCTGGGGACATCCTCGTCAATACCATGCTGGACCGCGAGCAGACCGACAGGTACGAGTTTAAAGTTAACGCCAGAGACAAAGGCGTCCCAGTGCTACAGGGCAGCACCACAGTGATTGTTCAGGTGGCTGACAAGAATGACAATGACCCTAAATTCATGCAGGACGTCTTTACTTTTTATGTGAAAGAAAATTTACAGCCCAACAGCCCCGTGGGAATGGTCACAGTGATGGATGCTGACAAGGGGCGCAATGCAGAGATGAGCCTATACATAGAGGAGAACAGTAACATTTTTTCCATTGAAAATGACACGGGGACTATTTACTCCACGATGTCTTTTGACAGAGAACATCAGACCACATACACTTTCAGAGTCAAAGCTGTGGATGGAGGAGATCCCCCCAGATCTGCAACAGCCACGGTCTCTCTCTTTGTGATGGATGAGAATGACAATGCTCCCACTGTCACCCTTCCCAGAAATATTTCCTACACTTTACTGCCACCTTCGAGTAACGTCAGGACAGTAGTAGCTACGGTGTTGGCAACAGACAGTGATGATGGCATCAATGCAGACCTTAACTACAGCATTGTGGGAGGGAATCCCTTCAAGCTGTTTGAGATTGATTCCACCAGTGGTGTGGTTTCCTTAGTGGGAAAACTCACCCAAAAGCATTATGGCTTGCACAGGTTGGTGGTGCAAGTGAATGACAGTGGGCAGCCTTCCCAGTCTACCACGACTCTGGTGCATGTGTTTGTCAATGAAAGTGTTTCTAATGCAACTGTGATTGACTCCCAGATAGCCAGAAGCTTGCACACCCCACTCACCCAGGATATAGCTGGTGACCCAAGCTATGAAATTAGCAAACAGAGACTCAGTATTGTCATTGGGGTGGTTGCTGGAATTATGACTGTGATTCTAATCATCTTAATTGTAGTGATGGCAAGATATTGCCGgtccaaaaataaaaatggctatGAAGCTGGCAAAAAAGATCATGAAGACTTTTTTACACCCCAACAGCATGACAAATCTAAAAAACctaaaaaggacaagaaaaacaaaaaatctaagCAGCCACTCTACAGCAGCATTGTCACTGTAGAAGCTTCTAAACCAAATGGACAGAGGTACGATAGTGTCAATGAGAAGCTGTCAGACAGCCCAAGCATGGGCCGATACCGATCAGTTAATGGTGGGCCTGGCAGTCCTGACCTGGCCAGGCATTACAAATCTAGTTCCCCCTTGCCTACTGTCCAGCTTCACCCCCAGTCACCAACTGCAGGAAAAAAACACCAGGCCGTACAAGATCTACCACCAGCTAATACATTTGTGGGAGCAGGAGACAACATTTCAATTGGATCAGATCACTGCTCTGAGTACAGCTGTCAAACCAATAACAAATACAGCAAACAG
- the PCDH7 gene encoding protocadherin-7 isoform X8 gives MLRMRTMGWARAWCLGCCLLLPLSLSLAAAKQLLRYRLAEEGPADVRIGNVASDLGIVTGSGEVTFSLESGSEYLKIDNLTGELSTSERRIDREKLPQCQMIFDENECFLDFEVSVIGPSQSWVDLFEGRVIVLDINDNTPTFPSPVLTLTVEENRPVGTLYLLPTATDRDFGRNGIERYELLQEPGGGGGGEGRRAGPADSAPYPGGGGNGGSGGGPGGSKRRLDAPEAGGGTSPGGRSSVFELQVADTPDGEKQPQLIVKGALDREQRDSYELTLRVRDGGDPPRSSQAILRVLITDVNDNSPRFEKSVYEADLAENSAPGTPILQLRAADLDVGVNGQIEYVFGAATESVRRLLRLDETSGWLSVLHRIDREEVNQLRFTVMARDRGQPPKTDKATVVLNIKDENDNVPSIEIRKIGRIPLKDGVANVAEDVLVDTPIALVQVSDRDQGENGVVTCTVVGDVPFQLKPASDTEGDQNKKKYFLHTSAPLDYETTREFNVVIVAVDSGSPSLSSNNSLIVKVGDTNDNPPVFGQSVVEVYFPENNIPGERVATVLATDADSGKNAEIAYSLDSSVMGIFAIDPDSGDILVNTMLDREQTDRYEFKVNARDKGVPVLQGSTTVIVQVADKNDNDPKFMQDVFTFYVKENLQPNSPVGMVTVMDADKGRNAEMSLYIEENSNIFSIENDTGTIYSTMSFDREHQTTYTFRVKAVDGGDPPRSATATVSLFVMDENDNAPTVTLPRNISYTLLPPSSNVRTVVATVLATDSDDGINADLNYSIVGGNPFKLFEIDSTSGVVSLVGKLTQKHYGLHRLVVQVNDSGQPSQSTTTLVHVFVNESVSNATVIDSQIARSLHTPLTQDIAGDPSYEISKQRLSIVIGVVAGIMTVILIILIVVMARYCRSKNKNGYEAGKKDHEDFFTPQQHDKSKKPKKDKKNKKSKQPLYSSIVTVEASKPNGQRYDSVNEKLSDSPSMGRYRSVNGGPGSPDLARHYKSSSPLPTVQLHPQSPTAGKKHQAVQDLPPANTFVGAGDNISIGSDHCSEYSCQTNNKYSKQMRLHPYITVFG, from the exons atGCTGAGGATGCGGACCATGGGATGGGCGCGCGCCTGGTGTCTGGGCTGCTGTCTCCTCTTGCCGCTCTCGCTCAGCCTAGCGGCCGCCAAGCAACTCCTCCGGTACCGACTGGCCGAGGAGGGCCCAGCAGACGTCCGCATCGGCAACGTCGCCTCGGACTTGGGCATCGTGACCGGCTCCGGTGAGGTGACTTTCAGCCTCGAGTCGGGCTCAGAGTACCTGAAGATCGACAATCTCACCGGCGAGCTGAGTACGAGCGAGCGGCGCATTGACCGCGAGAAACTGCCCCAGTGTCAGATGATCTTCGACGAAAACGAGTGCTTCTTGGACTTCGAGGTCTCGGTGATCGGGCCCTCGCAGAGCTGGGTGGACCTGTTCGAGGGTCGGGTCATCGTGCTCGACATCAACGACAACACGCCCACCTTCCCGTCACCCGTGCTCACGCTCACGGTGGAGGAGAACCGGCCGGTGGGCACTCTATACCTGCTGCCCACCGCCACCGACCGCGACTTCGGCCGCAACGGCATTGAGCGCTACGAGCTGCTACAGGAgcccgggggcggcggcggcggcgagggcCGGCGCGCCGGGCCTGCCGACAGCGCCCCCTACCCCGGGGGCGGCGGGAACGGCGGGAGCGGCGGCGGCCCCGGGGGCTCTAAGAGGAGGCTGGACGCGCCAGAAGCCGGCGGCGGGACCAGCCCCGGCGGACGCAGCAGCGTATTCGAACTGCAGGTGGCCGACACCCCGGATGGCGAAAAGCAGCCGCAATTGATCGTGAAGGGGGCGCTGGACCGCGAACAGCGCGACTCCTACGAGCTGACCCTGAGGGTGCGCGACGGTGGCGACCCGCCTCGCTCCTCTCAGGCCATCCTGCGGGTGCTCATCACCGACGTGAACGACAACAGCCCCCGCTTCGAGAAGAGCGTGTATGAGGCTGACCTGGCCGAGAACAGCGCCCCGGGGACCCCCATCCTGCAGCTGCGTGCCGCCGACCTGGACGTGGGGGTCAACGGGCAGATTGAGTATGTGTTCGGGGCGGCTACCGAGTCCGTGCGGCGGCTGCTGCGCCTAGACGAGACGTCCGGCTGGCTCAGTGTCCTGCACCGTATAGACCGCGAGGAAGTGAACCAGCTGCGCTTCACGGTCATGGCCCGCGATCGCGGGCAGCCTCCCAAGACAGACAAAGCCACGGTGGTCCTTAATATCAAGGACGAGAACGACAATGTGCCGTCCATTGAAATCCGCAAGATCGGGCGTATCCCACTCAAGGACGGGGTGGCCAACGTGGCCGAGGACGTTCTGGTGGACACCCCCATCGCCCTGGTACAGGTGTCTGACCGAGACCAAGGCGAGAATGGAGTGGTCACCTGCACCGTGGTGGGCGACGTGCCCTTCCAGCTCAAGCCGGCCAGTGACACAGAGGGCGACCAGAACAAGAAAAAGTACTTCCTGCACACCTCGGCCCCTTTGGACTAtgagaccaccagggagttcaACGTGGTCATAGTAGCGGTGGACTCGGGCAGCCCCAGTCTCTCCAGCAACAACTCCCTGATTGTCAAGGTGGGAGACACCAACGACAACCCGCCTGTCTTTGGCCAGTCAGTGGTGGAGGTGTACTTTCCTGAGAACAACATCCCCGGAGAGAGGGTAGCCACGGTGCTGGCTACAGACGCGGACAGTGGGAAAAACGCTGAAATCGCCTACTCGCTGGACTCTTCCGTGATGGGGATCTTTGCCATCGATCCCGATTCTGGGGACATCCTCGTCAATACCATGCTGGACCGCGAGCAGACCGACAGGTACGAGTTTAAAGTTAACGCCAGAGACAAAGGCGTCCCAGTGCTACAGGGCAGCACCACAGTGATTGTTCAGGTGGCTGACAAGAATGACAATGACCCTAAATTCATGCAGGACGTCTTTACTTTTTATGTGAAAGAAAATTTACAGCCCAACAGCCCCGTGGGAATGGTCACAGTGATGGATGCTGACAAGGGGCGCAATGCAGAGATGAGCCTATACATAGAGGAGAACAGTAACATTTTTTCCATTGAAAATGACACGGGGACTATTTACTCCACGATGTCTTTTGACAGAGAACATCAGACCACATACACTTTCAGAGTCAAAGCTGTGGATGGAGGAGATCCCCCCAGATCTGCAACAGCCACGGTCTCTCTCTTTGTGATGGATGAGAATGACAATGCTCCCACTGTCACCCTTCCCAGAAATATTTCCTACACTTTACTGCCACCTTCGAGTAACGTCAGGACAGTAGTAGCTACGGTGTTGGCAACAGACAGTGATGATGGCATCAATGCAGACCTTAACTACAGCATTGTGGGAGGGAATCCCTTCAAGCTGTTTGAGATTGATTCCACCAGTGGTGTGGTTTCCTTAGTGGGAAAACTCACCCAAAAGCATTATGGCTTGCACAGGTTGGTGGTGCAAGTGAATGACAGTGGGCAGCCTTCCCAGTCTACCACGACTCTGGTGCATGTGTTTGTCAATGAAAGTGTTTCTAATGCAACTGTGATTGACTCCCAGATAGCCAGAAGCTTGCACACCCCACTCACCCAGGATATAGCTGGTGACCCAAGCTATGAAATTAGCAAACAGAGACTCAGTATTGTCATTGGGGTGGTTGCTGGAATTATGACTGTGATTCTAATCATCTTAATTGTAGTGATGGCAAGATATTGCCGgtccaaaaataaaaatggctatGAAGCTGGCAAAAAAGATCATGAAGACTTTTTTACACCCCAACAGCATGACAAATCTAAAAAACctaaaaaggacaagaaaaacaaaaaatctaagCAGCCACTCTACAGCAGCATTGTCACTGTAGAAGCTTCTAAACCAAATGGACAGAGGTACGATAGTGTCAATGAGAAGCTGTCAGACAGCCCAAGCATGGGCCGATACCGATCAGTTAATGGTGGGCCTGGCAGTCCTGACCTGGCCAGGCATTACAAATCTAGTTCCCCCTTGCCTACTGTCCAGCTTCACCCCCAGTCACCAACTGCAGGAAAAAAACACCAGGCCGTACAAGATCTACCACCAGCTAATACATTTGTGGGAGCAGGAGACAACATTTCAATTGGATCAGATCACTGCTCTGAGTACAGCTGTCAAACCAATAACAAATACAGCAAACAG atGCGtctacatccatacattactgtGTTTGGCTGA